Within Candidatus Eremiobacterota bacterium, the genomic segment AGAAAGCCAAGGTGCAGCGCGAGATAGAGGGGGGCGCCGAGGTTTTTGAGGTGGAGCTCCCGGCGGTCTTCTCCTGCCAGAAGGGGCTCAATGAGCCCCGCTACCCGGCTCTCAAGGATATCATGCAGGCGAAGAAGAAGGAGATCAAAGAGCTCAAGGCTGCCGATATCGGCAAAAGTGCCGATGAGCTCAAAGCTCTCTCCCGCACGAGGGTGATAAAGATGGAATACCCCACCAAGCGCCCGCCGGGGCGGGTGCTTCAGGGAGAGCCTGCCGACGTGGTGAAGCAGCTCCTCACGCTTCTCAGAGAGGAAGCCAAGATCCTGTGAGCTCACGAGCCCCTGACTTGAAACGAAAGGAGTAGGATAATGGGAAAAGGAATATGGATACTCGCGGAGCCCAGAGATAAGGCTCTTCCCCGTGTGGTCTTTGAAATGCTCGGAGAGGCAAGGAGGCTGGCAGCCCCCGGGGGCGAGGAAGTGACGGCAGTCCTGCTGGGCCACTCACTTGAGCCCCTTGTGGCAGAGCTTGAAAAATACGGCACCGACAGGGTTTTTCTCTACGATCATGCCGATCTTGCCGAATACAATCTCCAGGTGTACTCGAAAATCCTCGCAGATCTTATCGTGAAGGATCCACCCCGCGTGATGCTTCTGCCGGCCAATGCTCATGGCCGTGAGCTTGCCCCTTCCGTGGCGATAAAAGTGAAGAGCGGCATGGCTTCCGACTGTATCAGGTTTTCCCACGAGGGAGCCTTCCATGGCATCCGCCCCGCCTATGCGGGAAAGGTGCTGGTTACTCTCGAGTACACAGGCGACGGCCCTTCCATTGCGACCGTGAGGCCCAACCAGCTTGCCATGGGAGAACTCAGGGAAGGGCACAAGGCCACCATAGTGAAGATGGAGTTCGAGAAGCCCCAGGGACTCAGGGCAAAGCTGCTTGAGGTGAAGAAGCCTGAGCAGGGCGCCACCATGGAGGTCACCGAGGCCACCATCGTGGTGTCGGGAGGACGGGGACTGGGAGCGAAGGAGAATTTCTCCCTCTGCGAGAGCCTCGCATCGGTCCTGGGCGCCGCGGTGGGCGCCTCCCGCATGGCCGTCGATGCCGGGTGGCGTGAGCACAAATACCAGGTGGGGCAGACGGGAAAAGTGGTGACGCCCAACATCTACATCGCCTGCGGCATCTCCGGTGCCATCCAGCACCAGGTGGGGATGAACCAGTCCAAGTGCATCGTGGCCATCAACAAGGATCCCGAGGCCAACATCTTCAAGCTGGCTGACTACGGCATCGTGGGTGATATCTTCACCATCCTCCCTCTTCTCACCCAGGAGTGCCGCACAATGCTCGGGAGCGAGGTTCTTGCCTAGCGGCTCACAGAGAAAATCATCTGGAAAATCAGGGACAGCTGCCGCGTTTTCCCAGGAAAACCCCGCAGCTGTCCTCTCTTTTTGCCAGTTGACAAGAAGGCGGGAAGTACGTATACTCAAGAGCATTACTGAACGGGGGTAAAACCATGAAGATTTCCAGGGAAATCCTGCCGGAAGGCTACATTACTGACCGTAAGGAAGGCCTCTCGGCAAGCTTTTATCCCGACGGCACCCTTGCCCGTTACGGGTATTTCCCGGGAGGGAGTCCCCGGGGATGGCACCTTTCCCTTGAAGAGGGGAAGGCCCTGGGGAAGGTGGAGCGCTTCGAGTGCCACATGTTCCCTGACGGCGACGAAGGCGATTCGCCGATCGACGGCGAGGCTTTCAGGGAATGGGTTGAGCGGTGGGTCACGGAGATTTTCCGCGAAGCCTCTCACCGCCTTCACTGCACCTTCTGCGGCAAGGCGCAGCAAGAGGTGCGGAAGCTCATCGCGGGACCCACGGCTTACATATGCGATGAATGCGTGAGTCTCTGCAGCGATATCATCGCCGAGGAGTTTCCCCGGGAGTGAGGGAGCCTTACAGGATACGGCGGCCATTTCATTGAATAATGGTTTTCTGTCACGGCAAGGCATCTTACCAGCGAGACACGGCATTACAGGAGGATTATATGGAAGAACTGCACCCCGCACGTCAGTCTATAGCCGGCATCCCCGGCCAGGTATTTCTGCTCCTCATCATGGCCTGCGGCTTCGGGATCTTCATTTACAAGGCCCTGGAGGCATACCGCCTCTGTGCGAAAGGCCAGAAGGAAAACCGTCTTGATGCTATCACTGAGAGGGTAAAATCCCTCGTCATCTACGTGCTGGCGCAGCTCCGGGTCTTCCACGAGCCCTTTGCGGGCTTTATCCACGCCTTTATATTCTGGGGCTTCCTGGTGCTCTCGATAGGCTACGGAAATGCCATCATATCTGCATTCTGGAAAGGCTTCCACTTCCCTTTCACGAATACCTTCGCCTTTCTCACCATCCACAACTTCTTCTCATTGATGGTGATAGTGAGCGTGCTCCTCGCCCTCTTCAGAAGGCTTGTGCTCAGGCCGAAGCGGCTCGAATACACCCCTGAGGCCGTGATCATCCTCTGCATGATTCTCTGCATCGTGAGCTTTGACTTCGTGAGCGAGGCCTTCAAGGCGGGGGCTGTGATAAAGAGCGGCCAGGCGCTTCAGGCTTCGGTGCCTCTCGTGACGTCATTCCTGGGGGAGCAGTGCGCAAAGATGGAGATGGCTCCCCAGGCGATGATATCGGTGAGCAGCCTTTTCTGGTGGCTCCATATGCTGCTCATCTTCAGCTTCATGGCCTTCCTTCCCTTCTCGAAGCATTTCCACATCGTGACAGCGGCCATCAATGTATTCCTGAGGAACTTGAAACCCCCGGGACAGCTTTCCACCCTTGACCTTGAGAACTCCGAGACCTATGGCGTCACGGCCGTCAAGGAATACTCATGGAAGAGCCTCTTCGACCTCTTCGTCTGCACCGAGTGCGGCCGCTGCTCCGAGAGCTGCCCTGCCTATTCTACCGAAAAGCCCCTCTCGCCCAAGAAGGTGATTCAGGATCTCAAATACCACCTGAAAGGCCAGGCGAAGCTTCTCCTTGAGCCTCCGCCGCCCGCCAGGGAGGGCGAGGCTCCCTCCCGGGAGTTTCCGCCCATAGTGGGCACTGCACTCAAGGAGGATGAGATTTGGAGCTGCACTACATGCGCCGCCTGCATGCAGTCATGCCCTGTCTTTATAGAGCATGTGCCAAAGCTTGTCGAGGTGCGGCGCTCTCTTGTGCTGATGGAGAGCAAGTTTCCCCAGGAAGTGGTCCTTACCTTTAAAAACATGGAGAACAACTTCAACCCTTACGGCATTGGTTTCGGCTCCCGCGCCGAGTGGTGCGCCGACCTCGGCGTGAAGATCCTTGGAGAGGGTCAGAAGGCCGAGTACCTTTTCTGGGTGGGCTGCGTGGGCTCATTTGACGACAGGAACAGAAAAGTGAGCACTGCCATCGTGAAGCTCCTGAAAGAGGCCGGCGTGGACTTTGCCATCCTTGGCGCCGAGGAGGCCTGCTGCGGCGATCCTGCCCGCCGTATCGGCAACGAATACCTCTACCAGACCCTCGCACAACAGAATATCGAGCAGTTCAAGAACCACGGCGTGAAAAAAATCATCACCCACTGCCCTCACTGCTTCAATGTGCTCAGGCATGAATACGGGCACCTGGGAGCCGGGATCGACGTGGTCCACACGACGGCCTTCATAGGGGAGCTTGTCGAAAAGGGGAAGCTCGTCCCCAGGGAAGCCTTTTCAAAGAGCGTGTGCTACCATGATTCATGCTATCTCGGGCGTTACAACGGAGTCTATGATGCTCCCCGGGGCCTTCTTTCCGCTGTACCCGGCGCAAAGACCCTCGAGATGGGGAAAAAGAGGGAAGACAGCTTCTGCTGCGGTGCCGGCGGCGGCAGGATGTGGATGGAGGAGACCCTTGGAAAGCGCATCAACAAGGCCCGTGTCGAGCAGGCCATGGCGAAGAGCCCCGAGGTGATTGCCTCCAACTGCCCGTACTGCCTCACCATGCTCACCGACGGTGTGAAGGATATGAATCTCGAGGAGAAAGTCAAGGTAATGGATCTGATGGAGATAATGGCGCATTCCTGCGGGGAGCAAAAGTCTCAGGCCGGTGAGTGAGAAGGATGTGGGGTCCCGATCCTCAGGCGCTTCCCTCTGGGCCGTCATGGGATCCCCCCTCATGGCTGTGCTGCTCATTGTGCTTGTCCTTGTGCCCTGCATCGTGGGCACCCTGATCCCTCAGAACCTGGCTCGCTCCCTCTATTTTGAGCGCTATTCCCCCTCGGGGGGAGCCCTTCTCCTCACCCTGGGCCTTGACCATGTTTACGAAACCTGGTGGTTTCTTCTCCTCCTCTGCCTGGTGGCCTTGAACCTTGCCATTTCAAGCCTGAGACGCCTCAGGCGCCTTCGCCTGCAGGCAAAGCCCGTGGTAACAGTCCCCGTGGAGCTTTTCGCCGATCCGGCCCTCACCCTCTCATTTCCCGGAGAGGGAAGTCCCGCCAATGCCGTGGCGGGCGTTTTAAGGAAGCTGGGCTACCGCGGGGAGCATGCGAGTGAACGGGAGGGGAGGCTTTTCTTCGCGGCGTGGAAGGGAGGGCTCCAGAAATGGGGCTCCTTCGTGACGCACATGGGCCTTCTCGTAATATTCGTGGGAGCCATTGCGGGCCATGTGAGCGCCCTGAACTTCTCTTACTATACCGAGGTTGACGAGGGGCAGGAGGTGAAGGTCCGCGGCGCCGCCTTTACCATGAAGCTGCTGGATTTCTTCGCCACCGTCAACTCAAGAGGCTTTGCCACGGAGTTCACCAGCCTCGTGGAGGTGAAGGAGGAGGGACAAGAGCCTCAAAGGCGCGCCATCAGAGTCAATCACCCCTTTCATTACCGGGACATCTGGATTTACCAGGCCACCTGCGGAGTGAGGGGCTTTTCCGTGACGGCGGACGAGGGAGGAAAGAAGGTGCAGGTCTTCTTTCCCCTCGGAGACGGCGGCGGCCTCGAGGTGAAGAGCCGCTTCAATGAAGTGAAGGGAGAGAGGCTTGTCCTCTATGTGCACAATTTTTTACCCCACTTTGTCAAGGACAATGACTCTCTGGGCACTCTTTCCCATTACCCTGTCAATCCTGCGATCCGCCTTTTCGTGAAGCGCGGTGATGTCAAGGCCCAGGGGGAATGGGAAGAAGTGGGATGGCTCAAGGGAGGGGAAAAAAAGGAGCTTGGCTCTTTCATCTTCCAGTTTCAGGGCGTCACCGAGTACAGCGGCTTTATCGTCCGATCTGACAGGGGAATTTACCTGGTGTGGGCAGGTTTTCTCATCGTGGCGCTGGGACTTTTTCTCTCATGCTATGGTGCATACCGAATGGTGCGCCTCATGGGTGAGCAGGAGGGCTCGCAATGGAAAGTGTCGGTCCTTTTCATCGGTGATGATCGCCGCTTCGACAGGGAGCGCAGAGCGCTCATTCAGGCTTCCGGCGGCACCTGCTGAGGCTTTCCCCGGGGCGCAAGGTAGATGTTGTAAAGGATCAGGCCTATGATAGTCGCAAGGCCGATAAGGGAGAAAAAGAGCCAGAGGGTCTGGGGTTTGTGGAGCTTATCCACAAAATAGACGTAACTCGAGGCACCCAGGATTCCCCCTATACCGCTGCCGATTACGCCGTAAAGAAAGCAGTACCCCATGTAGGTCGCCACCTTGTCGCGGGGGGCAATCTCTCCCACGTAGCTGATGTACTTGGGGTGGGCTGTCATCTCGCCAAGCGAGAAGAGGATGATCCCCGCGATGAATACCCAGCAGTATGAGGATAACGAGAGAAGGGCCATGCCGGCCGTTCCCAATGCTATTCCGGCAATCATCGTGGGGAGGGCCCTCGTGTGCTTAACGATGCTGGAGACGAGAATCTGCAGGGCTATGATGGTCCCGGCATTGACGACTGTCACATGCTCGGCATCGAAGACAAAAGGCCTGTGAGGGCCGAGATGATCGAGGAGAGAGTTGATGAAGGCGTTGACAGGCCCCATGTCCATGTGATCCTTGAGGTACCAGAGCACGGTGTCAAACATCTGGAAGTAAAGGATCCAGAAGCCTGAGTAAATCAGGATCATGAGAATGAAGCGGAAGTCCTTGAGGACCAGCAGGGCCTCCGTAAGGACCTCGCCAAGGCTTTTCGTGCTCACCGGCCTTGGCGGCTCCCGGTAGAGGAGGAGGTTCGGGAGAATGAGGATCCCCGTGGCAATGGCCGATGCGATGAAGACATAGCTCCACGAGAGGCTTTTCAGGTAAGGCACAAGGAAAAGGGGGAAGAGGAAGGCCCCCAGGTTGATGGTCCAGTAAAAGATCCCAAAGCCCAGGGTGCTGTTTTCCCTTGACGTGACGCGGGCTATGGTTCCCGAGATGATGGGCTTGAAGGTGCCGGCGCCGAATCCCATCACGACAAGGCTCATAAAAACCAGGGGGTATGTTTTAGCCTGGCTCGTGAGAAAATATCCAAGGCCCAGCAGCGAAAAGGCCACCATGAGGGTTCTCCGGTACCCGAACCGGTCGGCAATGGCGCCGCTGATAATGGGCAGGCCGTAGAGGAGCGGCTGGATGGTGCTCTTGATGAGGCCGACGCTCTGCTTGGAAAAGCCCAGCCCCCCTTCGCCTGTTTTCATGACAAGATAGACCGAGAGGACGCTCATCACGCCGTAATAGGCGCCCCGCTCCATGAACTCGAAGAGGATCGTAATCCAGTAAACAGGGGGAAAGCCCAGGAAATCGGATTTTTTTGCCTGCTCTGCCATGGGAGGCCCTATTGGCTATTGCGGGTAAAAATCCTCTGTAAGAGGCTATTCTTCCTGAACCCCCTGCTCCCGGGGGGAGGGTTTTCATAGCGCCTGGAGAAGTCTCCCGTGAAAACAGAATACTCCCGCAAGAGAAAGGAATTATGGCTATGGGCTTCCCTGACGTACGTCTGCGGAGATTGAGGAAAAATGATGCCATAAGGAGAATGGTGAGGGAGACAAGGCTCTCTGCCGACCAGTTTATCTACCCCCTCTTTGTGCTGCCGGGAGAGAAGGTCAAAGAGGAGATCGCCTCGATGCCCGGTGTCTTTCATCTCTCCGTGGACTGCCTTGTCGAGGAATGCAGGGAGGTGAAAGGGCTTGGCATCCCTGCCGTGCTCCTTTTCGGGCTTCCTTCAGCGAAGGATCCCCTGGCCCGCGAGGCTTATGCCCACGACGGCATTATCCAGCAGGCCGTGAGGGCTCTCAAGAAGGCCCTTCCCGATCTCTATGTCATTACCGATGTGTGCCTCTGCGAATACACCAGCCACGGGCATTGCGGCGTCATAAAGGATGGCGAGGTAGAGAACGATGAGACCCTTGAGCTCATTGCCAGGACTGCTCTTTCCCACGCCCAGGCGGGCGCTGACATGGTGGCTCCCTCTGACATGATGGACGGGAGGGTGGCCGCCATAAGGAATATTCTTGACGGGAACAGCTTTTCCCAGGTGGCAATACTCGCCTATGCCGCCAAGTTCGCCTCGAGCTTCTACGGCCCTTTCAGGGAAGCGGCTGACTCGGCTCCTCAGTTCGGCGACAGGAAAGGATACCAGATGGACCCTGCCAATGGGAGGGAGGCTATGAGGGAGATCCTTCTTGATATTGAAGAGGGCGCCGATATTGTCATGGTAAAGCCGGCCCTGGCTTACCTTGACCTTATCCGCCGCGCCCGCGAGAAGGTACTTCACCCCCTCGCGGCATACAACGTGAGCGGTGAATACTCGATGGTAAAGGCAGCGGCAGCCCGGGGGTGGATCAGGGAGAAGGAGATTACCCTTGAGCTGCTCACGTCCATTACAAGGGCCGGAGCCGATATCATCCTTACCTATCATGCCAAGGAAGCGGCACGGTGGCTCGCCGGGAAAGAGTGACCCGAATGAACGATGCGACACAGAGGCTTATTGAGGCTCTGTCGGAAAAATATGAGGTGGTGAAGCGCCTTAAGAAGGGTGATGTTACCGCCGTCTATCTCTGCCGGGAGCAGAAGGGCGGCGCTCTCTTCGCCGTGAAGGCCCTCTGGGCGGGGAATGTGCCCTTCTATGAGAAAGATCTTGCCGCAGAGAGCTTCGAGCGGGAGGTGAAGGTCCTCAGGACGCTCCGCCACCGGTGCATTCCCCTCTTCTTCGAGAGCTTCTCCTCGGGATCGTGGCATTACTATGTCATGGAGTATATCGAGGGGAAGACCCTCAGCGAGATCAAAAATGAGCGGGGAAAGCCCCTGGAGGTCGATGACGCCATAAGCTCCGCCTCGAAAATCTGCGGGGTCCTTCATTTTCTTCACAACAGGGCCACGCCCATAATCTTCCGGAACCTTGATCCCACCAACGTGTTCTCCACCAGGGAGGGCGAGATAAAGCTCATTGACTTCGGGCTTGTGCGGTTTTTTGATGCCTCAAAGAAGCAGGATACCCTTGTGATGGGGACTTTCGGCTACGCGGCCCCCGAGCAGTACGGGGGCAAGCAGACCACTCCCAAGAGCGATATCTATGCCTTAGGGACCACCCTTTATTCCCTCCTCACCATGGAAGATCCAGGCCAGTTTCTTTTTAATTTTCCTCCCATAAGGAAGTTTAACAGGCTTGTGCCCCCCTGGCTTGAGAAAATCATCTCCCGCTGCCTGGAGAGGGAGCCGGAGAAGCGGCCCTCCGATGCCATCTCGCTCAAGAGGGAACTTGATACGGGCTTTACGAAAGACGGGGGCGTCTCTTTCTAGGGTGATTGCCGGCGGGGCTGCGGTGGGTTCGGGGACAGGCCATTGAGGGTGCTTTTCGCAATGTCAGCGAGCACCTTTTTCTCGTCGGTGAGCTTGTTGGACGTATAGACACGGACGAAAAACACGTTTTTCCTTGCCTCGACGAGGCCGCGGTATGCCCGGGCCTCGTCGCCGAGAGAGAGCTTTTCCGCGGTGGGCCGGTCGTATTTCCTATAGACTGCCCGGGTGTTTTTCACCGAATCCATCTCGTAGATCTCCACCACAATGGGATCATCAAAATGCCTGGAAGTGTAGCTCTTTATCTGGGCTCTCACGAAGCCGTTCTTGAGATAAAACTCTGCGGCGCCGTTGATATAGCGGTAAAGCTCATCGCCGTGGTAGCTTTTCACCTCTTTTGAGCGCTCCCACTGCACTTCGAACTGTGCAGGGCAGGCCCCTGTCGCCAATAAAAAGAGCGCACCAGCGAAAATGGCTGTCAGCAGCCAAACGGCCGCATTTCTCCGCCCTGGCGGGCAGACTCTCTTGGGACTCACCATATCACCCCCTGGAGATGAGATTCCCGGCCCCCTGATATATTCCTTTTACAGGTCGCCAGAGAGCAAAGTCTTCGAAAAGTAACAAATCGGCAACAATCGGTGAATATTGGCAACAAATTGAAAATTTATCAACAAAAGGCCTCTTCCGTTTACATTCTGTTAACAAGCAGTTCTTATTCCGGCAACATTCCGGTCATATTCCGGCAACATTCCGGTAGGCGGACTTTTACTGATGTGGGGAGGAGCGGGGGAATGAGAAAGCCCTGTAGAGGGTTACTGCAGGGCTGAAACGGGCAGGGGCAGGCTTACTTCCCGGCCTCCTTTCCCTGTTCAGGTTGTTTTTCCTTATCGTTCTTTTCTTCAGCCCCTGAAACTTCATCTTGGGCAGGCTGGGCGGGGGTGGGCTGGGCCTGGGCGGCAAGGGCTCCCGCGGTCCTGTTGAATTCCGCCGAGAGCATGATGCCGCTGTCGCGCATTGCGGGGTTCTCCATGGATTTTTTGTGGAGGACCTGCTCCATGTGGCCGAGATTGAGGCCCTCGTTCCTCTTCAGGGCCGTGCAGGCGCCCTTCAGCATGGAGGCCTTGTTTTCCAGCGACATGGGGTCCCTTCCCGGCACGGCAAAGTCGAGGTTCCCCATGAAGCCTTCCACCTGGCTGATGCTGATGTCTTTCCTCGCCGAGAGCATCTGTGTCGTATCCTTGAAGGCGCGGCTCACCCTCGAGAGGGACATGGGATCGCGCTTGTCGCCGAAGCTCTTCACCATTGCTCCTGAAAGCTTTGTCACGTCTTCGGGCTGGATGTCGTTTCTCTTCATGAGAAGATCCACGGAGCTCTCGACCATCTCGAGCTTTGTCTGGTTCATTCTCCGGGCCGCCATGGGGTCCGTGGGCCTTATGGTCTCGAGCTGCTCCGACATGTCGAGAACCATCTTCCCCACTGATTCAGGCGCCATGTCAGAGCGGTTCTTCAGGAGCCTGGCAGCGTGCGCGTAGGCCTTCTTTGCCATCAGGGGATCTCCGTCAAAGGCCTTCACGAAGGTTCCAAAGAGCTTCGTGAGCTCTTTAGGCTTGATGTCCTTGCGGGTTTCCATGATCTCCTTGGACTGGTCGTCGGTGACGGCCCACGTGATGGTAACTTTCCCGTCGGCCGATTTATTCACCAGCTCGTCATATTTCAGGTCCTTGCGCTCGTTGAGGAGCTTTACCAGGTCGGTAATGCCCTTGCGATCACCGCGCAGAGGAAGAAGATCGCCCACCTTCACGTCATCCCGGGTCCTGAGGAGCTCACGGACCGCACCGGCCTGGTCATCAAAGAGCTTCTGGAGATCGTCATCGCTGTAATCGGCTGCCTTCGCCTCCTCGGCGATATTCTTGCGGAGCTTCATATTCGGATCGAGCTCCGTGCGGTCCAGCAGCACGTTCCCGTCAATGTCGCGGGAGATGAGATCGGAGAACTTGAAGTCGGGCCGCTTGTTCAGGAAGGAGATGGCCTTGGTGAGGTCTTCGGGCTTTTTCCTGAGGGCGTAAAGGTCGCTGAGTTTCACGTCGCTGCGGGTGTTCATGAGGCTCCTCACGCTGTCGGCCTCGTCGCCGAAAAGGCTCTTGAGCTCATCGTCGTTTATCTTGTCCTGCCGGGCGTCAAGCGAGGCTTCGCGCTCGGCGCCTGCTATGGCGTGGTATGCTTCGTGGCGCTCGTCAAGCTGGTAGCGGAGGAGGACCGAGGGGAAGGCTCTTTCGGATTCGCCGGGAAGAGGGGAGGATTCGTCATTGCCGGCACCCTGCCGGGCATCCCTGGGAGGGCGGGCTGCGAGAAACTGGAGAAGGCTCTGTGGTCCCTGGGAGCTGATAATCATTGCGGCCACTCCTTTCACTCTTCTTACTTTTATTATAATGGCAGCAGCAAAAAATGTAAACAGTTATTTATTAACATATTATGAAGAAGCTGTTAATTTTTTATGAACACAGTTTTTTGTGTCTTTTTTTGGTGCAAGGGCGGCTTAGGCGGGAGTGGGAATCGGGACGTTTACATTTTGGCAAGGACAGACGCCGTTTTTTCTGGTATAATAAGTGAAGTACACTGACAAGACACCAGGATTGTAAGGGGTGACAGCAATGACCGATATAAGGCCACTCGACATGGGAGCGCCTCTCCCGCGCGGGAAGGTTCCCGCAGGAACTCCTTCCCGGGAAGAGGGGGGAGAGGTGCCTGGCGACACCTTCACGCCAGGCGGCGGCGGGAAAACAAGGGGAAAGCTTTCCATGGCCGGTTTTGCGGGCTTTCAGCCCCCCGCGAGGGAGGTGCTCCTCTCGGAGGTGAATGACCTCCTGCTGGGCGAGAACCGCTTTGCCGTCGAAAAGAAATGGGAGTTCCCCACGGGGGACTGGATATACTCCTCGCCTGCCGCTTCCGATGGTATGGTCTTCGCGGGGAGCCGCGACAAAAAGATTTACGCCATAGATGAGGTCACGGGGGAAAAGCGCTGGGAGTTTGAGACGAACGGCCTTATCACCTCGTCG encodes:
- a CDS encoding electron transfer flavoprotein subunit alpha/FixB family protein; its protein translation is MGKGIWILAEPRDKALPRVVFEMLGEARRLAAPGGEEVTAVLLGHSLEPLVAELEKYGTDRVFLYDHADLAEYNLQVYSKILADLIVKDPPRVMLLPANAHGRELAPSVAIKVKSGMASDCIRFSHEGAFHGIRPAYAGKVLVTLEYTGDGPSIATVRPNQLAMGELREGHKATIVKMEFEKPQGLRAKLLEVKKPEQGATMEVTEATIVVSGGRGLGAKENFSLCESLASVLGAAVGASRMAVDAGWREHKYQVGQTGKVVTPNIYIACGISGAIQHQVGMNQSKCIVAINKDPEANIFKLADYGIVGDIFTILPLLTQECRTMLGSEVLA
- a CDS encoding serine/threonine-protein kinase, yielding MNDATQRLIEALSEKYEVVKRLKKGDVTAVYLCREQKGGALFAVKALWAGNVPFYEKDLAAESFEREVKVLRTLRHRCIPLFFESFSSGSWHYYVMEYIEGKTLSEIKNERGKPLEVDDAISSASKICGVLHFLHNRATPIIFRNLDPTNVFSTREGEIKLIDFGLVRFFDASKKQDTLVMGTFGYAAPEQYGGKQTTPKSDIYALGTTLYSLLTMEDPGQFLFNFPPIRKFNRLVPPWLEKIISRCLEREPEKRPSDAISLKRELDTGFTKDGGVSF
- a CDS encoding MFS transporter, translated to MAEQAKKSDFLGFPPVYWITILFEFMERGAYYGVMSVLSVYLVMKTGEGGLGFSKQSVGLIKSTIQPLLYGLPIISGAIADRFGYRRTLMVAFSLLGLGYFLTSQAKTYPLVFMSLVVMGFGAGTFKPIISGTIARVTSRENSTLGFGIFYWTINLGAFLFPLFLVPYLKSLSWSYVFIASAIATGILILPNLLLYREPPRPVSTKSLGEVLTEALLVLKDFRFILMILIYSGFWILYFQMFDTVLWYLKDHMDMGPVNAFINSLLDHLGPHRPFVFDAEHVTVVNAGTIIALQILVSSIVKHTRALPTMIAGIALGTAGMALLSLSSYCWVFIAGIILFSLGEMTAHPKYISYVGEIAPRDKVATYMGYCFLYGVIGSGIGGILGASSYVYFVDKLHKPQTLWLFFSLIGLATIIGLILYNIYLAPRGKPQQVPPEA
- the hemB gene encoding porphobilinogen synthase, whose product is MGFPDVRLRRLRKNDAIRRMVRETRLSADQFIYPLFVLPGEKVKEEIASMPGVFHLSVDCLVEECREVKGLGIPAVLLFGLPSAKDPLAREAYAHDGIIQQAVRALKKALPDLYVITDVCLCEYTSHGHCGVIKDGEVENDETLELIARTALSHAQAGADMVAPSDMMDGRVAAIRNILDGNSFSQVAILAYAAKFASSFYGPFREAADSAPQFGDRKGYQMDPANGREAMREILLDIEEGADIVMVKPALAYLDLIRRAREKVLHPLAAYNVSGEYSMVKAAAARGWIREKEITLELLTSITRAGADIILTYHAKEAARWLAGKE
- a CDS encoding (Fe-S)-binding protein; translation: MEELHPARQSIAGIPGQVFLLLIMACGFGIFIYKALEAYRLCAKGQKENRLDAITERVKSLVIYVLAQLRVFHEPFAGFIHAFIFWGFLVLSIGYGNAIISAFWKGFHFPFTNTFAFLTIHNFFSLMVIVSVLLALFRRLVLRPKRLEYTPEAVIILCMILCIVSFDFVSEAFKAGAVIKSGQALQASVPLVTSFLGEQCAKMEMAPQAMISVSSLFWWLHMLLIFSFMAFLPFSKHFHIVTAAINVFLRNLKPPGQLSTLDLENSETYGVTAVKEYSWKSLFDLFVCTECGRCSESCPAYSTEKPLSPKKVIQDLKYHLKGQAKLLLEPPPPAREGEAPSREFPPIVGTALKEDEIWSCTTCAACMQSCPVFIEHVPKLVEVRRSLVLMESKFPQEVVLTFKNMENNFNPYGIGFGSRAEWCADLGVKILGEGQKAEYLFWVGCVGSFDDRNRKVSTAIVKLLKEAGVDFAILGAEEACCGDPARRIGNEYLYQTLAQQNIEQFKNHGVKKIITHCPHCFNVLRHEYGHLGAGIDVVHTTAFIGELVEKGKLVPREAFSKSVCYHDSCYLGRYNGVYDAPRGLLSAVPGAKTLEMGKKREDSFCCGAGGGRMWMEETLGKRINKARVEQAMAKSPEVIASNCPYCLTMLTDGVKDMNLEEKVKVMDLMEIMAHSCGEQKSQAGE
- a CDS encoding cytochrome c biogenesis protein ResB; amino-acid sequence: MGSRSSGASLWAVMGSPLMAVLLIVLVLVPCIVGTLIPQNLARSLYFERYSPSGGALLLTLGLDHVYETWWFLLLLCLVALNLAISSLRRLRRLRLQAKPVVTVPVELFADPALTLSFPGEGSPANAVAGVLRKLGYRGEHASEREGRLFFAAWKGGLQKWGSFVTHMGLLVIFVGAIAGHVSALNFSYYTEVDEGQEVKVRGAAFTMKLLDFFATVNSRGFATEFTSLVEVKEEGQEPQRRAIRVNHPFHYRDIWIYQATCGVRGFSVTADEGGKKVQVFFPLGDGGGLEVKSRFNEVKGERLVLYVHNFLPHFVKDNDSLGTLSHYPVNPAIRLFVKRGDVKAQGEWEEVGWLKGGEKKELGSFIFQFQGVTEYSGFIVRSDRGIYLVWAGFLIVALGLFLSCYGAYRMVRLMGEQEGSQWKVSVLFIGDDRRFDRERRALIQASGGTC